TCACTGAGCAAAAGTCATTATTGATTGTCGAACAGTCTTTGATTCAGAATTGAAATACATGAATAAGACGTTCAAATAAAGACTTAAAAGAGGCGAAACCATGAAATTAGTTACAGGTAGTATTATTGCAGGCAGTGTTGCCTGTTTGTTGAGTTTCACCACATTAATCGTATTGACCTTAAATCCGGCTAATGAAATAAACAACACATTCGACACTGAAGTCGTTAGTAAAAAGAAAACAGAACAACAAGTAATAGGCGAAATGGTTCAACAATTACAAATCGCAATAAGCTCTCCTGCAGATGACAATGCATTACAAACTATCTCTAAATTTGGCTCAGATAGTCGCTATTATTTAATGATAAGAGGGTGGTTAGTGCAAAAGATAAGTGGTATTGAAAGTAGGTTACAAGCACAAAAATCACAAAGTAAACGAGAGGTGTTAATGACTGAGGTTAATGCTTTAAAACAAGCCATACGAGCCATTGACTTAGAGTAGTTGAAATCTAAGCTTTTATACTTAAAAAAGCTTAGAGCCTAATAGCTAATAGGCTCTTATTTATTGAGTGCTTTTTAACTCTTGATTATTTAAAACCAACTCCCAGTAAAAGTTAACTGCCTGTTTAATTAACCATCAAAGCAATTAACTATCGTACAAGTTAACTATCAGTACAGGTCAATAGAGCATCGAACGCATCATTACCACGTAAGTTTTCGAAGTCATCTTCATCTGCTGCTAATTCTCTCAATGACGAACGGCCTTCAATAGCTTTTTCTAAGTCACTGATTGCTTGATCTTCCACACCTAAACACGCATAAGCACAAGCTCGTTGGTAAAATGCATCTTGGTTCGTATCATCCATGTCGAGTACACGATTACAAATGCTGAGTGCCCAATGGAATTCTTTCAGTTCCATTGCTGCATCCGCTTTTGAAGTTAACGCTTCTAAATCACCAGGGCGAATTTTCAAAATAGCATCGTAAGCGGCCATTTTTTGTTCTGGTGTTTGGCTTTTTTGAGCACGTAACCAGAGGTTATGAATCTCATTAATTTTTTCGATTTCAATATGGTTATCGGCAATACGTAATGTTTTACGACGTAAGTCTTTTTCCAACGTTTGAAACTTTTCTTCGTAAGATTGTGCGATCATTTTAATTTGTGAATTAGCTTTCTTAGTGGTGTTAACACGGATTTCATGCAGTGATTTCCAACCAAATAAAGCCACTAATGATGCAACACCGGCAATCACATAGAAGAAAAAGTTAACAGTTTGTTCTGCATAACTTAGTGATTTTTCAGCAACATCCAGCTCTCTATCGGTAATTTCAATGGTTAATCTACGTTCTAAATCTTGTAAATCATGTCGCGTCGCTTTTAGTTCATCGAGAATATAACGCTCAACTAAAGGTTTCTCTGCAAAGCTAGCTGTTGCAATGTCATTTGTCTTTTTACTGACGGCTGCAGCGGTTTGTTCTTGAACTGACGCTGCTACTGATTCATCAGTCGTTTCTACATCGGCCCAAGTGAAAGATGAAAGCAGACTGAATAAGACGAAAATAATTGCTTTAATTAGCATGTAATTGTGTTCCTTGTGGTGCTTAAGTAAATAGCCTCAGGTATGAATAAATAAAACGTGATTGCGGTAGCACGGCCATTATCGCTAATGTCAGTGTTAACGGAGTTTGCACTTTTATTATTACAAGCTGAGTTTAAATAGGAAAGTATGAACGATGCCAATATTATTACAACAGCAAAGCTAATATTTATACTTGATATTAAGATTAATTACGGGTTGAATGGTGAGCCTATTTTATAACTGAGAAATACCTATGCAAGAGCCTGAAAGTAATCAAGAAAAGTGGCTGTCTGGTTTCATGAAAGAAACGTTTAGAGAGCAGAAAAGAACACGCCGTTGGGGCATCGTCTTTAAATTATTAACCTTTACCTACTTATTTGTTGCTTTGTTTTTATTCATGAACACAGGTTTACTTGATAAAGACACGTCAACTCAAGAAGCGCATACGGCAATGGTCGTGGTAAATGGTGTTATCGCCGCTGATGAAGAAGCCAATGCAAATAGTATCGTCAGTTCGTTAAGAGCCGCTTTTAAGAATGAACATTCAAAAGCAGTGATGATGGTTATCAATAGTCCAGGCGGTAGTCCAGTTCAAGCAGGTTACGTAAATGATGAAATTAAACGTTTACGTGGTATTTACCCTGAGAAAAAATTGTATGCGGTGATTGCAGAGTTAGGCGCTTCGGGGGGTTATTACATGGCCGTTGCTGCGGACGACATTTATGCTGATAAATCGAGTTTAGTCGGTTCAATTGGCGTGACCGCATCAGGTTTTGGTTTTGTAGATTTAATGGAGAAGGTCGGTGTTGAGCGTCGTCATTATACATCCGGTGAACATAAAGCTTTCTTAGACCCGTTTTCACCGGCTAAAACAGAAGAAGCATTATTCTGGCAAGGTGTGTTGGACAGTACTCATAAACAGTTTATTAAAGTAGTAGAAGAAGGCCGTGGCGACCGCTTAGTGAAAGGTAATAAAGATCTTTACTCAGGCTTAATCTGGAATGGCGAACAAGCTTTAGCACTTGGTTTGATTGATGGGCTAGGTAGCCCAGGTTACGTAGCAAGGGATGTTATTCAAGCTGAAGAAATTGTTGATTATTCAATTAAACCATCAAAACTAGAAAGTTTTACTAAAAGCTTAGGGTTGTCAATTGGTGAAGGTGTAGCAACCTTATTGAATCGCTCAGATACAGCAATGCAACTGAGGTAATCAGCTCACTGTTTTTTAGATCTCTAGTTAAAATAATTGCGCCTCTTTTATCAGAGGCGTTTTTGTTTGTGTAGGTTAGCAAAGGTGGATGAGATAAGTTTTTATGAAAATTGCTCATATTAGTCAATTACGAAACATTTTTAAGGGGTGCTGGCTTTAGCCTGCTTGTTTTGACTTTGACTTTGACTTTGATTGTTGTTTTTGATGTTGAGAATCAATTTTTATTCACTTCACACATTATAGCTAATAGCAGTATGCGATGGACCGCATACTGGCAGGCTGAAGCCAGCGCCCCTAATATCAAGCTTTACTTAATAGCTGTCGCGACTAACTTGCGTTGTGTCTCCAATCACCTAACACACTTGAATTGTTGCGTTGATTGAATTGGAAGGGAGGTTAGTGTCACGAGCGGAAGAGCTCTGTGAACCCTGTTTTTAGTCTGTTTAGTGTGATCATTTCAATTAAACGAAACATTTTTAAGGGGCGCTGGCTTTAGCCTGCTTGTTTTGACTTTGATTGTTGTTTTTGATGTTGATAATCGATTTTTTTTCACTTCGCTCATTATAGCTAATAGCAGTATGCGATGGCTCGCATACTGGCAGGCTGAAGCCAGCGCCCCTAATATCAAGCTTTGCTTAATAGCTGTCGCGACTAACTTGCGTTGTGTCTCCAATCACCTAACACATTTGAATTGTTGCGTTGATTGAATTGGCAGGGAGGTTAGTGTCAAAAAGTTAAAAACTAAACAAACTTATTTGTTTGGGCTTATTTTCCTTCGTGCTCTTCGTGTAGCGCAGCGCTTCGTGGTTTATTAAGATTTTTAAAATCAAAAGCCGATTAACCACGAAGGCACGAAGGTGGAGAAGATTAGGTCAAAAGCAAAAAGTGTTAAAACTAAACAACCTTATTTTGTTTGGGCTTGTTTTTCTTCGTGCTCTTCGTGTAGCGCAGCGCTTCGTGGTTTATTAAGATTTTTAAAATCAAAAGCCGATTAACCACGAAGGCACGAAGGGTGGAGAAGGTTAGGTCAAAAGCTTAATAAAAGTATTAATGATGGTTTTCCTTCGTGCTCTTCGTGGTTACTTAAGATTTTTAAAATTAAAAGTGATTAACCACGAAGGCATTTACATGCTTACTCAACTGCTTTTAAGGTGGCTTTCAAAAGCGCCCAATAATTATCAACGGATGCAATATGTACTTTTTCGTCAGGACTGTGTGGGAATTTAATAGTCGGGCCAAATGAAATCATATCCCAGTGTGGGTATTTATCACTGAATAAGCCGCATTCTAATCCAGCGTGGATCACCATCGCTTTAGGTTTATTAGCAAATAACGTTTCATATTGTGTTTCCATAACTTTATATATTGCTGAGTTTGTATTCGGCGTCCAGCCTGGGTA
Above is a genomic segment from Psychromonas sp. L1A2 containing:
- a CDS encoding S49 family peptidase, whose protein sequence is MQEPESNQEKWLSGFMKETFREQKRTRRWGIVFKLLTFTYLFVALFLFMNTGLLDKDTSTQEAHTAMVVVNGVIAADEEANANSIVSSLRAAFKNEHSKAVMMVINSPGGSPVQAGYVNDEIKRLRGIYPEKKLYAVIAELGASGGYYMAVAADDIYADKSSLVGSIGVTASGFGFVDLMEKVGVERRHYTSGEHKAFLDPFSPAKTEEALFWQGVLDSTHKQFIKVVEEGRGDRLVKGNKDLYSGLIWNGEQALALGLIDGLGSPGYVARDVIQAEEIVDYSIKPSKLESFTKSLGLSIGEGVATLLNRSDTAMQLR
- a CDS encoding tetratricopeptide repeat protein, whose protein sequence is MLIKAIIFVLFSLLSSFTWADVETTDESVAASVQEQTAAAVSKKTNDIATASFAEKPLVERYILDELKATRHDLQDLERRLTIEITDRELDVAEKSLSYAEQTVNFFFYVIAGVASLVALFGWKSLHEIRVNTTKKANSQIKMIAQSYEEKFQTLEKDLRRKTLRIADNHIEIEKINEIHNLWLRAQKSQTPEQKMAAYDAILKIRPGDLEALTSKADAAMELKEFHWALSICNRVLDMDDTNQDAFYQRACAYACLGVEDQAISDLEKAIEGRSSLRELAADEDDFENLRGNDAFDALLTCTDS